The Primulina eburnea isolate SZY01 chromosome 13, ASM2296580v1, whole genome shotgun sequence genome includes a region encoding these proteins:
- the LOC140810744 gene encoding uncharacterized protein At1g66480-like: MGNSLGGRKSVKVMKINGETFKVKAPVQAGSVLKKYPGHVLLESEAVKHYGIRAKPLDPGQELKPKRLYFLVELPEFPEERVTRRVRSGIQMSAKDRLESLLLARRSSSDLSIMKPPSIASEEEEQRARGGGGVRVKVRLPKAEVERLMAESKSEDEVAEKIISLYMGSGSVPAAASGELRRRDLDAVKAAPKAREKRVGFMPIHEGEIQLAVAS, translated from the coding sequence ATGGGGAATAGTTTGGGAGGAAGAAAGAGCGTGAAAGTGATGAAAATCAATGGCGAAACCTTCAAAGTGAAGGCTCCAGTGCAAGCCGGTTCGGTTTTGAAAAAATACCCCGGCCACGTTTTGTTGGAGTCGGAGGCGGTTAAGCATTACGGCATCCGGGCGAAGCCGTTGGATCCGGGGCAGGAGCTGAAGCCGAAAAGGCTATATTTTCTTGTGGAGCTGCCTGAGTTTCCGGAGGAGAGGGTCACTCGGAGGGTGCGATCGGGGATTCAAATGAGCGCCAAGGATCGGCTCGAGAGCTTGCTGCTGGCGCGGCGATCGTCTTCTGATCTTTCGATTATGAAGCCGCCGAGCATCGCGTCCGAGGAGGAGGAACAAAGAGCGAGGGGAGGAGGAGGAGTGAGGGTGAAGGTGAGGTTGCCCAAGGCCGAAGTGGAGAGGCTGATGGCGGAGAGTAAGAGTGAGGATGAGGTGGCGGAGAAAATTATTAGCCTTTACATGGGGAGCGGCAGCGTTCCAGCTGCGGCTAGCGGAGAGTTGCGGCGGCGGGATCTTGATGCCGTTAAAGCGGCCCCTAAAGCTCGCGAG
- the LOC140809745 gene encoding putative fasciclin-like arabinogalactan protein 20 — MASHNLLSLLILLYLSLSTAQSPQPRPPEYLLNAVDTLANSGYTAMSLTLQLIARSLPLPSSSATTTTALTIFSPPNSAFSDNGQPSLAHILLHFSPLSLSSSSLLSLPFSSSIPTLSPSRHLFVTSSSSHDISINGVKVSESPIFDDGWVIAYAIDDFFNLNFTLANSTKTDTTADFQCLKLERVSRFQDASGVLKSRGYSIIASFLDLQIMGFLDRGDFTENNVMKWTLFAPADLDLVRFSGDFLGYSSLLMRHLVPCKVSWSDLDEMVNGTVISNNVEGFSLEITKDEDNETLMVNGVVITSPDLYESEWLVIHGIQHAISEPDNEDEEFELMEELSEQRVEIMEMRLMEVSQDNISGVRTSPMGLSMNKQKNSRKELV; from the exons ATGGCCTCCCACAACCTACTTTCTCTCCTCATCCTGTTATACCTATCTCTCTCCACAGCTCAATCTCCGCAGCCTCGGCCGCCGGAATACCTCCTTAACGCCGTCGATACTCTAGCCAACTCCGGCTATACTGCGATGTCCCTCACACTCCAACTCATCGCTCGTTCCCTCCCCCTACCCTCCTCCTCCGCCACAACCACTACCGCCCTGACAATCTTCTCTCCACCCAACTCCGCCTTCTCTGACAACGGTCAACCCTCCCTGGCCCACATTCTCCTGCACTTCTCTCCGCTTTCACTCTCTTCTTCATCTCTCCTCTCCCTCCCATTCTCCTCCTCTATCCCCACTCTCTCCCCCTCCAGGCACCTTTTTGTAACCTCTTCAAGTAGCCATGATATCTCAATAAATGGCGTAAAGGTCTCTGAATCGCCCATTTTCGATGATGGGTGGGTAATAGCGTACGCCATCGACGACTTTTTCAACCTAAACTTCACCCTCGCAAATTCTACCAAAACTGACACAACAGCAGATTTCCAGTGCCTGAAATTGGAGCGAGTTTCAAGATTCCAGGATGCATCTGGTGTCCTAAAATCAAGAGGGTATTCCATAATTGCCTCGTTTCTTGATTTACAGATCATGGGGTTCCTCGATCGAGGGGATTTCACAGAGAACAATGTGATGAAGTGGACTCTATTCGCACCAGCTGACCTGGATTTAGTACGGTTTTCAGGGGATTTTCTGGGGTACTCTTCTTTGCTCATGAGGCATTTGGTTCCGTGTAAAGTGAGCTGGAGTGATCTTGATGAAATGGTGAATGGTACAGTGATTTCGAATAATGTAGAAGGGTTCAGCTTGGAGATTACAAAAGATGAAGATAATGAAACATTAATGGTGAATGGGGTTGTTATTACATCCCCGGATTTGTATGAAAGTGAATGGCTGGTGATTCATGGGATACAACATGCGATTTCAGAACCGGATAATGAAGATGAGGAATTTGAACTCATGGAGGAATTATCCGAGCAGAGAGTTGAG ATCATGGAAATGCGTTTGATGGAAGTGAGTCAAGACAACATTAGTGGTGTCAGGACATCACCTATGGGACTTTCCATGAACAAgcaaaaaaattcaagaaaagaaTTGGTATGA
- the LOC140810109 gene encoding probable ribose-5-phosphate isomerase 1, with amino-acid sequence MLHCPDAFLGACYSHSISYPPSFNLGTQFFTFLIFCGIYIFNSRYLAMAVANPHSHVLLSESHTAVDPPTLMGTSTVSPSSVSLTQDDLKRIAAFKAVEHVKSGMVVGLGTGSTAKHAVDRIAELLRLGELKDIVGIPTSTKTFDQALSLGIPLSDLDSHPVIDLAIDGADEVDPAMNLVKGRGGSLLREKMVESVSKKFIVIVDESKLVKHIGGSELAMPVEIIPFCWNHSLNRLVNLFSYAGCVGELRKCAESGKPSVTDNGNYVIDLYFEKDIGDLDEASDAILRLPGIVEHGMFIGLASSVIVAGVSGLTIKTQVGSEVEVESFCYSELRNGF; translated from the coding sequence ATGCTGCATTGTCCCGATGCGTTTCTGGGAGCATGTTATAGCCATTCGATTTCTTATCCTCCCTCGTTCAACTTGGGAACCCAATTCTTTACCTTTTTGATTTTTTGTGGTATTTATATATTCAATTCTAGATACCTAGCCATGGCAGTAGCCAACCCACATTCGCATGTCTTACTCTCCGAATCCCACACCGCGGTCGACCCGCCTACTCTCATGGGAACATCCACCGTGTCTCCGTCTTCGGTCTCCCTCACACAGGATGATTTGAAAAGAATCGCCGCTTTTAAGGCGGTGGAGCACGTCAAATCTGGCATGGTCGTTGGCCTCGGCACCGGATCTACAGCCAAACACGCCGTGGATCGAATTGCAGAGCTTCTGCGTCTGGGGGAGCTTAAAGATATTGTTGGCATACCCACTTCGACCAAAACTTTTGATCAAGCGTTGTCTTTGGGGATTCCTTTATCGGATCTTGACTCTCACCCTGTTATCGATTTAGCCATTGACGGAGCTGATGAGGTGGACCCAGCCATGAACCTAGTTAAAGGTCGCGGTGGATCGTTACTGAGGGAAAAGATGGTAGAATCCGTGAGCAAGAAATTCATTGTTATAGTAGATGAATCCAAATTGGTGAAGCATATCGGGGGTAGTGAGTTGGCTATGCCGGTAGAGATTATCCCTTTTTGTTGGAATCATTCGCTGAACAGGCTTGTGAACCTGTTTTCTTATGCTGGTTGTGTGGGGGAGCTTCGGAAGTGTGCAGAGAGTGGGAAGCCCTCCGTGACCGATAACGGAAATTATGTCATTGACCTGTATTTTGAGAAGGATATCGGGGATTTAGACGAAGCCAGTGATGCCATATTGAGGCTTCCCGGGATTGTAGAGCACGGCATGTTTATAGGATTGGCTTCCTCAGTGATTGTCGCAGGTGTCAGTGGCCTTACCATCAAGACTCAAGTAGGGAGTGAGGTGGAAGTAGAGTCTTTCTGTTACAGTGAATTGAGGAATGGGTTTTAG
- the LOC140810719 gene encoding uncharacterized protein, with product MGDHFVLLVDRLLTESTLEAAIQSRNSPKHGEKITGDDAMITCSSHEDSESSLSPRKLVECRICQDEDVDSKMETPCSCCGSLKYAHRKCVQKWCNEKGDTICEICHQQFKPGYTAPPPIFRLRELPLNFRGNWQITRDLNNPRLIAMVSTDRSFLDPNYEEYAYSTSRSIIFCRSVAIIFMVLLILRHVLPIAVSRAGNFSFPFMILLLLRIAGIILPICIILKAVTSILHRRQQANVSASSSDEETGSLTVHQHRIMTVH from the exons ATGGGGGATCACTTTGTTTTACTTGTTGATCGCTTGCTCACGGAATCAACCTTGGAAGCTGCAATACAGAGTAGAAACTCGCCTAAACATGGGGAAAAAATCACAGGTGACGACGCGATGATTACATGTTCGTCCCACGAGGATTCTGAATCTAGTTTATCTCCAAGAAAACTCGTGGAGTGTAGGATATGCCAGGACGAAGATGTGGATTCGAAAATGGAGACTCCATGCTCATGCTGTGGCAGCCTCAAG TATGCTCACCGTAAATGCGTACAAAAGTGGTGCAACGAGAAGGGCGACACAATATGTGAAATATGCCATCAG CAATTCAAGCCGGGATATACAGCACCACCCCCCATCTTTCGTTTGAGGGAACTCCCTCTGAACTTCAG GGGAAATTGGCAAATTACTCGAGATTTAAACAATCCTCGCCTTATTGCAATGGTTTCAACAGATCGCAGTTTCTTGGATCCGAACTATGAGGAGTATGCTTATTCGACATCAAGAAGTATCATTTTCTGTCGCTCGGTCGCCATAATA TTTATGGTTCTCCTAATTTTGCGGCATGTCCTTCCGATAGCTGTTAGTCGGGCAGGGAACTTTTCTTTCCCATTTATGATT TTGCTGCTGCTAAGAATTGCTGGGATTATTCTACCAATATGTATTATACTGAAAGCAGTAACTTCTATCCTGCACAGACGCCAACAG GCTAATGTATCCGCTTCTTCATCTGACGAAGAAACCGGTTCATTGACTGTGCATCAGCATCGTATTATGACCGTACACTAA